TTGTAACTCCCGCCGAGGATCTTTGTCCCAGCATCTACCAGACGGACGTTTCTTAGGACTCGAGGGCGGAACCATATCCGGTCGAAGCATGATTTATTGGCATTCCTTGTGATTAAATCGGTAGCTGCGCTGGAGTAGAACGCCCAGGTCTTCTTGCtggcagttcttgaagcCACAACCTCAAAGTCGTGTGAGCTTATTAGTGTGTCCAACGGAGGTTTGTTGTCTTCTAGAAAGACCTTGGGAACCTGCCCTGGTGGTAGTTTGGTCCACTCAGCGTTAATTGTAAACTCGTCGAGGGTACCCTTGAACTTGTCCGGATGGAGATTATTTTTTACAACGTTGGGTGCATGAACTTCTGAGTAGGCTTTCGTTGCATCTTTGCCTGCATATTTCAGGATAACTGTTTGCGAGGCAAATTAGGTATTATCCTCCGATGTTTGATTTATTCGTCGGTTTACGTACTTGCAGATCCTCCTGGATGCTCTTCCAAAAAGTCGGTCACGTCCCAAACCTTCTTGTCGATCACAACCCAGCAGTCTTCGGGTGTTGTATGCTCTGAGATTTGTTGAGCAGACAGGGGTTTTTCGTCTGGCATTGTTGTCAGGCGATATAAGCGTAGGGTTTTTGGAGTGGCCCGGGACAAATTGAGGCCGATGCTAAACGACGCTGGTCCTAGATATGGAGTTGTGAATAAGAATCAATAAAATGGAGACATCATTCAACTAGCGATCCACAGCAAGCTAAATGTCCAGCAAGGGTCTTGGGCGGGGATGGTCTTCGGCAGATGCCCACGGGCTTAGCCCGGACTGCGCGGGGCAACGCCCCCCGAGCTTCCTGTTCGAGCATCCAGCTTCTTATACGGAGCGCTGTATATTAAATCCACATCTCGGTGCCTGACATCTTGATCTTGAGTGATCTCTCTAGGATCAACCTGTTGCCTGGATGTCTTTCCAATGTTCAGTCCTGCGCAATCAGTTCCACACACGTTTGTCCCAAAAGTGTCAAACGATCAAGGTTGATTTAAAGACAGCACAACAAATTGGCTTTCAATCTGAGCTCGTACAGATCCTGTGATCCTGTCCTGTCTGAAGTCATCTAACCCGTGAAGTGTCTTGAATCGGTAAAGCACCGACTGGGCTACAGATTTCGGTCCAGTTGGGTCCCTGAAAATAGCCGCCTTGACTTTCAGGCACCAGTTATCACAAGTCAcataacgtaattcccaagcgagctggccacccaagcgagctggccacccaagcgagctggccaccccaaccaaaacacgtccatgaattagatcttagttagttcaaccacccaccatgccaccaattcgtactcaatcctctcgaaattcaatagagcaggagggcaggatcttactagctatccaggcttttaaaaatcaagaaatctcttcaattcgtgaagtggcgcgccgttttaacgtcccaagatccaccctttctacccgcctgaatggtatacaacaccgcgcgatttctcgcgccaactctcataaattgaccgattCTGAAGagaaatctcttcagaaatggatattctctatggacgctcgtggttcagctctacgaccttcaatggtgcaagaaatggcgaatgttctactttcgcatcgcggaatcaacccatcatctacagtcggcaagaattgggtcactaattatattaaacgacatcccaatctatcctcgagattctccagacgttacaattacgaacgtgctaaatgtgaagatccaaaaatcattggtgaatggtttacacttgttcaaaaaacgattcttcaatacggcattgacaatgatgacatttataacttcgatgagactggttttgcaatgggattaaccgcaactgctaaagtcattacgagatctgaatactacggtcggcgatcacttttacaacctggaaatcgcgaatgggtgactgcaattgaatgtacaaatgcttcaggttgggcactacctccatgcattattttcaaaggcaaagtattcattgaatcttggttcgacaatcttccaaatgattggcgctttgaagtcagtcctaatggatggacctctgatgaaatgggccttcgatggcttgaaaaactattcattccatcgacttattcacggacaaaaggtcaatatcgacttttgatacttgacggacatggaagtcatttgaccccgaaattcgatgaactttgcgaaaataacaacatcattccaatctgtatgcctgcacattcgtctcatcttttacagccacttgattggttgttttgcggtattaaaacgctcttacggtcaacttgttgaaaagaaaatgcgtcttggcgtcaaccatatcgacaaacttgattttcttgaagcatatccagttgcatgacttgaagctttcaaatcagaaactattcgaaacagctttacagctgctggtctagttcctctttatccagatcgagtgttatctaagctcaacattcaacttcgaactgggggcggggaggttcaatcacttcctctggttgcataattaaagcagtagcttcctgaactgataagccctctgtagcaggtatctgctttcgagatcgagtttttttctgcttctttttctcgttttccgatcgtagatcgtgaacttctttctcaagaatcgctgctgattgcatcgtcatttggcaagctttgaaaacctggtttatcgctgaattgagtggacttggcgggcttcgggatctttgacgaagtaatgctttgattgaggatgcttgtttcaatatttgaatgtgatttgttggtgtttttggctcccattcactacctcaactagatgggggagtcggagttcgaagttgaatattgagcttagataacactcgatctggataaagaggaactagaccagcagctgtaaagctgtttcgaatagtttctgatttgaaagcttcaagtcatgcaactggatatgcttcaagaaaatcaagtttgtcgatatggttgacgccaagacgcattttcttttcaacaagttgaccgtaagagcgttttaataccgcaaaacaaccaatcaagtggctgtaaaagatgagacgaatgtgcaggcatacagattggaatgatgttgttattttcgcaaagttcatcgaatttcggggtcaaatgacttccatgtccgtcaagtatcaaaagtcgatattgaccttttgtccgtgaataagtcgatggaatgaatagtttttcaagccatcgaaggcccatttcatcagaggtccatccattaggactgacttcaaagcgccaatcatttggaagattgtcgaaccaagattcaatgaatactttgcctttgaaaataatgcatggaggtagtgcccaacctgaagcatttgtacattcaattgcagtcacccattcgcgatttccaggttgtaaaagtgatcgccgaccgtagtattcagatctcgtaatgactttagcagttgcggttaatcccattgcaaaaccagtctcatcgaagttataaatgtcatcattgtcaatgccgtattgaagaatcgttttttgaacaagtgtaaaccattcaccaatgatttttggatcttcacatttagcacgttcgtaattgtaacgtctggagaatctcgaggatagattgggatgtcgtttaatgtaattagtgacccaatttttgccgactgcagatgatgggttgattccgcgatgcgaaagtagaacattcgccatttcttgcaccattgaaggtcgtggagctgaaccacgagcgtccatagagaatatctATTTTtaaagagattcctcttcagtatcggtcaatttatgagagttggcgcgagaaatcgcgcggtgttgtataccattcaggcgggtagaaagggtggatcttgggaagttaaaacggcgcgccacttcacgaattgaagagatttcttgattcttaaaagcctggatagctagtaagatcctgccctcctgctctattgaatttcgagaggattgagtacgaattggtggcatggtgggtggttgaactaactaagatcttATTCATagacgtgttttggttggggtggccagctcgcttgggaattacgttaacCGCTTTAGTTTGGTCCGGATACCTGAAATGTGAGGCCAGAGTAATTTTCCGGAAGAAACGATTTTTCCGAGAGCCGGGATCTGCTGGCAGAACGCTGATCAGACCTGATCGTTAGCAGTGTTCTCACACACTTGCGTCTAGGCTTGACTTGCCCTTTCCAACAAAACGATGGCCGACCACAGCTCTCCAAATTACAAAGATCTTTACCTTAAGGCAGATGAGCGCACCCGACAGACCACTCTTACTGAGCTCATTCAGCACTGCCATGTCCTTCTCTCCCGATCGCTGAAAGTTGATTCACCATCCAGCTCAACAACTGGAAAAATATCTCTTCCCAAAGGAAAATACTGCCCCACTGCCCCACTGCCCCACTCGATTGGAACATTGGACCGACTGTCCAAAACAGCTCTCAGAGGTCTTTAAGTCCGTCTACCAATATCTTCACCCGGAGCGAGGACAGGAGTTACGTCTATTTTCGTCTATGGCTGAATTAGAAGGTTTTGGCCGTCGATTTGCTCATGACCCACTAAGCAGCGAGAAACAACTTGAGGCCTACGAGCGATTTGGCGTTGAAGAACATGTCCACGATATTATATCTGAGCTTTGCAAACTGCCAGCTGCTCGTGAGGAGTTCGCGCTCAGAGATGGAATCCACTTCAGCAATCATAAAAATTCCATGAGCGAGAATAAACCTATGGAAGATGAGTCAGAAGATGAGGCAAACGAACTACCTAGCATACGTCAACCACGACCTGACCAGTTCTGCATAAGTCGTATCGATGGTACCTCGACCACCATTCTAACGACTGTCGAGTATAAGCCGCCTCATAAGCTGCCTAGTGCAACTTTTCGAATGGGACTTCGACCAATGGATCTTTGGAAAGATGTAGTTCGATCCAATAAAGTACCTACCGACCAGGAAGAGAAGCTGAAGTATAGTGCAACGCGACTTGTCTGCTCCGCCATTGTTCAAGAATACCatgtgatgatccaggaaaGACTCGAATATTCATATCTAACAAATGGGCTTACACGCGTTCTCCTCCGTGTTCCGCGTGACCAGCCTAGCTCGTTCTACTACTTTTCTGTGATCCTCACAGCGAAATAACCCCAGAAGGTAGACTTACTTCTCAGCTATGGAAGTCCTCCGTTGCGAGGGTATTATGCCTTTGTTTACTGGCATTCCGTTCGCCTATCCGGGGGCAAGAATGGAGAAACCGAGTGCACTTAGATCTTCATACATGGCAAACAAGCTTTGATCACACACACTCACAAATCcgttaggcagtgcgtaacaccTACGTATTGGAACGGAGAAGAGATAGCTGAATTATGTACAAAAGATAAAGACAAAATGTTGTGGGAATAGTTTGAAAGAGGTGCAACGCTCCATTAAATAATACAGGGTGGATAAGAACAGAAGACAGCGGGCATAAGCAAGGTcactgggggggggggggggtaacATAGCACGCCAACAGGGGCGATGGGGTTAAAACCAACATCGTAAAAAACGAAAAGCCCCCCCAAAATTGCACGGAAGAACAATGAAGAAATCTCCATATGCTCCCTATAATCACAGCCACAAGACCCATCGGATACCAGTGAAAGCACCACGGAAGACACCACGTACAAGCTTGAAAGCCATGACAACCAGCCACACCCTTTGAGtggggtgtccagctcgcttgggaattacgtgAACTAGTTAAAATTCTCAGCCTTGGTGTGGCTGAACATTTTCCGACCGTGAGTCAACACACATTTGTGCTCAACAGAGGCAGCATTTCATCATCACAAATAGCAAGGATATTCTTCTAATGCAAACCAACCCTACCTTTAATTGTGCTTTGAAAATTTCCCGCCGCAATATCATCTCTAGTGTGAGGTCGACAAGCATAGACAGACCCGTCTCGTTAGGTCTGTTTCGCGTCCAAAGTCGAGCATGTCAGCTAGCTCAATAACGCAAAGACTGGCTGGTTTTTGGAAAGCCTAAGCTGACTCATTCGGTAGGTTTTCATAAGAGTCCCAGCTTGGCAAGTCTCTCTTCTGTAAATTCCAAATCTGCTGCAAATCTCAGAAGATTCTCCACAACTGGAACGCAACAGACCACATTAGATATGGCTGAATCTAAACCTCTCCGATATGTTGATGTGGGTCCCCTTTAATTAAGAGCGTCACCTTCGAAAGGCTAGGCAACTCTCATTGCTGACTGCGAAACGCTAGATTGGTATCAACTTGAGCGATCCCGTTTTCCGTGGTCAATATCGCGGAAAGCAGGCCCATGAAGACGATCTTGACGACGTCATCCAGCGTGCTCGCAGTATAGGCTGCTCAAAGTTCATGATTACCGGCTCAGATCTGGTAGAATCGAAGCGCGCTGTCCATATCGCCAGCAAATACCGTAGGTTGCAGCCTTGTCAAGActttcccttttttcttaTTAACAACTGCCATCTGCAGCGGACTTTTGTTATGCAACCGTTGGTGTGCATCCATGCCAAGCCAAACTCTTTGACGAATACCCAGAGGGTCCCTCAAAAATGTTGGAGGAGCTTCGGGCTCTAGCAATTGAATCCACACAATCCGGCCACGCTGTCGCATTCGGTGAAATCGGCCTTGATTATGACCGACTGTTCATGAGCCCCAAGGAGCCACAGCTCAAATACTTTGAGGCCCAACTAGACCTGGCTGTTGAGATTCAGCTCCCTTTATTCCTCCACTCCAGAGCTGCAAGCGAGGACTTTGAGAGACTCCTTGCCCCAAGGCTTGCCAAGCTTCCTAAACGGGGACTTGTGCACAGCTTTACGGGGACAATGGATGAAATGAACCGGATGGTTGCGCTCGGCCTTGACGTCGGTGTCAACGGGTGCAGTATGAAGACCGAAGAAAACCTGGAGGTTGTCAAAGCTATTCCACTTGACCGACTCCAAATTGAAACTGATGGGCCATGGGTATGTGCTTTGCTGTGGGTACTGATCGGATCTTCGTGGTTAACTCCATCTCCTAGTGTGAAATCCGTCCCTCTCATGCATCTGCAAAGCACCTAGGCGGTGCACCGGATCTGCCGAAAGCTgtgaagaaggagaaatgGCAGAAGGGGTGTATGGTGAAGGGCCGGAATGAGCCAGCCACCATCGCTCATGTTGCTCATGTTATTGCTAGCGTCAAGGGTATCACTGTAGAGGAAGTTTGCGAAGCGTACGATGTTGATTCATCCTGATTCTCGGCTCCATGCTAACTCATTTTTCTCTCTAGTGCTTGGAACAACTCTATTAGAATGTTTGGTTTGGACGAGTCACCTTGATTTTTGATATCGCCGCAGGTCGATAATGAGAATAATGCATGAATACTGCGTGGTATGCGGTCACAAAATATCTCACACTGATCTTAAAGTGTCAGCCATACTGGTTGTCGTGGAGGTTTAAAAACCCCGCATGTAGTAGAGGATCCGTTTCGACGCCACACTTGACTCTAAATCTCCCACAACGTCTGCTGAGATTATAGAAGTGTTTACATACTGTTTGAGTCATCCCAGTGATAACCAAGCGGTGCCTATAAACTTGAGGAAGGCTATCATGGCCAGTTAAGGAATTTTATCCAGTCTGCTGTCGACAGTGCAAAGACTCTCTTATACCCAGCCTGTTCTTTCAATCATGTGACCTTCTTCGTCTACTGGAGGCTGGCCGTCGGCATTGAGGGCTTTCAGGAGAGAAAATAGCATGTCCAATTGGAATCTTCGCCGATAAACTTGAATCACACCACTACAACAAACAGCGGATTTCACACGTTCAAACAAGTTCAGAGAGGTTATGCTGGGCTACTGCCGGCCTTCATTCCCAAGCATCGACGAATGTGGTATCGAGTTGAAGGACGCGAAATCAATCATGCTATATCACGGATGCAAGAAGGAAATCGGATCTCTCGTCTGGGACAACGCATATAAGGTGAATGCACAGTATCTGCTTGTGCCAGGTTTCTGTAACGGTCTGAAGCCCTCTATTTGCCCGAGCATTCTTCCTATTCCTCTTCTGTACTTCATCCACACACTGCGACAGACCTGTTTCATCAATGAGCTAACGGTCTCAGCTAAACACTCATCAATAACCTTTTTTGACGACTATCTATTCCATAGTTCGCAATGTCTAACCTATCATGCGTCAACAACTTCGGAGATATTATCCCTGGAATTTTCAGATCAGCCTCCTCAGATCTCGATCTAAATACGAACTAAACTGTTCAGACTTTTCTTCCAACTGTCTATTCTTTGTCTAACAAAAATCTATAGCAAGCTTGTGGATACCCTCTACAATAGGGCCGAACTTAAATACACCCAAGCAAGTTCCATCAACGTCCATCTTTGCGGAATAAAAACAAACAAGGTCTACGAGGCAGACAATGCATCTAATAAGGACACCAAACTCGTCACGGAGAAGCTTCTTATGTCGAGAACCATCCATGGCGTCTAGTAAGGATTTCTCCCCTGAAGAGTACTTGTGTGCCAATTCGCTGTTGGTTACGCTGGTGGCGTCACTAGTAAAAATCTAGTATTTATTCTTACCACTTGATCTATTAATTAAGTGTTATATTAATTGATGTTTAATTACACATCTTAGCAAAAGTATCATGAAAAAATAATCTAAATGTCATCAGCCATGATAATGTCCGTACCATATGCCTCCATATCTTCTTCAGCATAATGCTCAGTCACATAATTCCCTGTATAATCCACTATTTCATCATGGCCCGAGAGAAGCATATGATCATGATCACCGTATGAAGTCTGAGATGACCCAATTGTTGAGAACAACGTATCAAGGGATGTTTGAGTCGATTCCCCGATGTCTGTGAAGCTTGCCTCGCTGAAATTATCCAAAAGCTGGTCCTCGGATTCGCTATTCAATAGACACACGTCACTTTCTTCGCTGTCGTCATGATTTTCTGTTTGGAAGGAACGACGCAGTCCCAGGTTTCCATAATTAGATCGCTGTAGATCCGTAGAAAAGAGACGCACGGGCTCGTCCGATCCACTGAGTGCGTTTGATATACGCTCTGTCGAGAACATCGATGCTCGTTTTTTGATGGGTTTTGTCTTGGGCACATTTTTCTGGAGGACATGCCAAAGTGATGAGAGGATTGCGGTCCTGCAACTTGGTAGTTGAGCGTGTATCGTCAAATGACTTGTGTGATGAGAGCGAGTGAGCTCTAACAAATCTGCTAATTCGGCATTGGTCGATGGATTCTTATTCCCCGCTAACATTGACGACACAGATTTCGCGATTATTTGAATTGTCACTGCTCGCTGGTTGATCGCCTAGGTCAAGTTAGTTTTTCATTTGCAATACTGAGACCAACAACTCACATCCCGGTATCCAGGATTGAACACCGCGGGAGATACATCTGCGAAGCTCTTGATCGTGTCCTGTTGTGAGATGCGAACATGGGGATCTTTGATCGAGTTGGAAATTACCAGTCTTTGAAGTCCTAGGTAAAACAAACGGAAGAGCTCTTCGCATGATGAGTCTGATCCATCTCCCGATATGCAAGCAGTCTGTGATTCAAGAGCTTTATAGGAACCCTCGTCGGACATTGGCTGTGGGATTGTGACTTCTGCTATTCTTTCTAGCAGTTGAGAAGCGGGTACAGCCAGTTCTTCTTGCCAAAGAATACCAGCCTCCAACTTCGAAAAGTCTTGGGCTCGTGGTGTGTCCTTGGTCCGGAATACAAATTCTACTTGAATACCAATTGACGTCAAGTTAGCTACCGGTACACCGGAGGGAGGGCACGCGTCTGGGGGTTTGGTCATCGAGTTGGGCAGAGTATAGCCCGTTGTGTTGATCCGTACTCGACAATCTCTATGCAGAGCAAATTTGAGGCAGTGGAAACCCGAAGTGTCAACGCGATCTTCATGTCCGTCTTTCTTGAGCTCAACTGCGAATCCTAGATCCGACCAGATCTAGAGCAAGAAATGGTCAGTTTCTAGTTTGGATATTTTTATTGCGCACACACCTCCATTTCACAGAGTTTGCTGCTCAGTTTCGAGACGAGTGACGCTACTTTAATTTGATCCCAATTTCCCCCGACAAACAAGCGCAGCTCCAGCTCTGGTGCCTCTGTTATCCACACACTTTCAAGGTCTGACAATTGCGAGAAGTCAATTGGTATTTGGGGAGCTCCATGGCTTTGTGGTTGGGTGAAATGGGCAGATGCAGTCAGATGAAGCTGCAACTTTGAGTCTCGGATTCGCAAAGTGGAACGACCGAGGTCCAGCTTTTGTGCCATTGCAGAGGAAGCTCATCGCCAAAGTATGGTCTTATTCTTTGAGATCCGAGTCAATCGTTTAAATGATCAACTCGGGGGTCGGTGCGAGATCAAGGCAGGAAAGGACGTCTGTAATCGCTAGACTGGGTATGGCTATTACTGTACAGTACATGGAGCACATGACTTCCCAATACGTGCACCTAATTCTTGAAGACCAGTCTACTTTTACAGTTGAAATTATTTTGTGTTTTAAATTGGTGGCATAGGCTGAGCTGAAACGAGGTTCTTGCTATAGGTCTCGCTTGAATTGCCGAGCCCTGATCACGGCTTAACAGCAAAACATCTCAGAATTGCATCTGTAATCCATTCGC
Above is a genomic segment from Penicillium digitatum chromosome 3, complete sequence containing:
- a CDS encoding TatD family, giving the protein MQTNPTFNCALKISRRNIISSVRSTSIDRPVSLGFHKSPSLASLSSVNSKSAANLRRFSTTGTQQTTLDMAESKPLRYVDIGINLSDPVFRGQYRGKQAHEDDLDDVIQRARSIGCSKFMITGSDLVESKRAVHIASKYPDFCYATVGVHPCQAKLFDEYPEGPSKMLEELRALAIESTQSGHAVAFGEIGLDYDRLFMSPKEPQLKYFEAQLDLAVEIQLPLFLHSRAASEDFERLLAPRLAKLPKRGLVHSFTGTMDEMNRMVALGLDVGVNGCSMKTEENLEVVKAIPLDRLQIETDGPWCEIRPSHASAKHLGGAPDLPKAVKKEKWQKGCMVKGRNEPATIAHVAHVIASVKGITVEEVCEAAWNNSIRMFGLDESP
- a CDS encoding Protein kinase-like domain, which encodes MAELEGFGRRFAHDPLSSEKQLEAYERFGVEEHVHDIISELCKLPAAREEFALRDGIHFSNHKNSMSENKPMEDESEDEANELPSIRQPRPDQFCISRIDGTSTTILTTVEYKPPHKLPSATFRMGLRPMDLWKDVVRSNKVPTDQEEKLKYSATRLVCSAIVQEYHVMIQERLEYSYLTNGLTRVLLRVPRDQPSSFYYFSVILTAK
- a CDS encoding EF-Hand 1, calcium-binding site; its protein translation is MAQKLDLGRSTLRIRDSKLQLHLTASAHFTQPQSHGAPQIPIDFSQLSDLESVWITEAPELELRLFVGGNWDQIKVASLVSKLSSKLCEMEIWSDLGFAVELKKDGHEDRVDTSGFHCLKFALHRDCRVRINTTGYTLPNSMTKPPDACPPSGVPVANLTSIGIQVEFVFRTKDTPRAQDFSKLEAGILWQEELAVPASQLLERIAEVTIPQPMSDEGSYKALESQTACISGDGSDSSCEELFRLFYLGLQRLVISNSIKDPHVRISQQDTIKSFADVSPAVFNPGYRDAINQRAVTIQIIAKSVSSMLAGNKNPSTNAELADLLELTRSHHTSHLTIHAQLPSCRTAILSSLWHVLQKNVPKTKPIKKRASMFSTERISNALSGSDEPVRLFSTDLQRSNYGNLGLRRSFQTENHDDSEESDVCLLNSESEDQLLDNFSEASFTDIGESTQTSLDTLFSTIGSSQTSYGDHDHMLLSGHDEIVDYTGNYVTEHYAEEDMEAYGTDIIMADDI